From the genome of Malus domestica chromosome 04, GDT2T_hap1, one region includes:
- the LOC103432846 gene encoding serine/threonine-protein kinase SAPK3-like, giving the protein MEERYEAMKDLGSGNFGVARLVRDKKTKELVAVKYIERGKKIDENVQREIINHRSLRHPNIVRFKELLLTPSHLAIVMEYAAGGELFERICTAGRFSEDEARFFFQQLISGVGYCHAMEICHRDLKLENTLLDGSASPRLKICDFGYSKSAILHSQPKSTVGTPAYIAPEVLSRKEYDGKIADVWSCGVTLYVMLVGAYPFEDPEEPRNFRKTIERIMSVQYTIPDYVRVSADCKHLLSRVFVANPSKRISLPEIKEHPWFLKNLPKELIEVERTNYASVERDQPKQSIEEINKIIHEARTPGEGSKAGGKAVAGPSDSDDLEADLDSEVDCSGDFSGHP; this is encoded by the exons ATGGAGGAGAGGTATGAAGCAATGAAGGATCTTGGTTCTGGGAATTTTGGGGTGGCGAGGCTGGTCAGGGATAAGAAGACAAAGGAGCTTGTGGCTGTCAAATACATTGAGAGGGGAAAAAAG ATTGATGAGAATGTTCAGAGGGAAATCATAAATCACAGATCGCTGAGGCATCCAAATATTGTCAGGTTCAAAGAG CTCTTGTTGACTCCAAGTCATTTAGCAATTGTCATGGAATACGCAGCTGGCGGTGAACTTTTTGAGAGGATATGCACTGCTGGTAGATTTAGTGAAGACGAG GCAAGGTTTTTCTTCCAACAGCTGATATCTGGAGTCGGTTACTGTCATGCcatg GAAATTTGTCACAGGGATCTGAAACTGGAAAACACACTTTTGGATGGAAGTGCTTCACCACGTCTTAAAATATGCGACTTTGGATACTCCAAG TCTGCTATTTTACACTCACAGCCAAAGTCAACTGTTGGAACGCCTGCATACATTGCTCCGGAGGTTCTATCACGGAAGGAATATGACGGAAAG ATTGCAGATGTTTGGTCATGCGGTGTGACGCTGTATGTGATGTTGGTAGGAGCATATCCTTTTGAGGATCCTGAAGAACCTAGAAACTTTCGTAAGACCATTGAG AGAATTATGAGTGTCCAGTACACCATTCCCGACTATGTACGTGTTTCTGCAGACTGCAAGCACCTTCTTTCTCGTGTTTTTGTTGCCAACCCTTCTAAG AGGATTAGTCTTCCTGAGATAAAAGAGCACCCTTGGTTTCTGAAAAATCTGCCGAAAGAGCTAATTGAGGTTGAGAGAACAAACTATGCGTCAGTGGAGCGTGACCAGCCTAAACAGAGCattgaagaaataaataagatcATACACGAGGCAAGGACACCAGGGGAAGGGTCCAAAGCAGGTGGTAAAGCTGTTGCTGGGCCGTCCGATTCTGATGATCTAGAGGCTGATTTGGACTCCGAAGTTGATTGCAGTGGTGACTTTTCTGGCCATCCGTGA